The Neofelis nebulosa isolate mNeoNeb1 chromosome 1, mNeoNeb1.pri, whole genome shotgun sequence sequence cttcctctctctgaccaaGAGCTGGGGCCTCCTCCGGCCATCTCACCAAGCCATTGGCTTCCTCCATGTGGCCAGCTCTGTAAGACCATCGAGGCTCATGGCAACGGATACACCAGAACTGGAGGCAGATAAAAGCTAAGACGGCTGTGAAGCAGGCCAGCAGAATGGCCATCAACACCCAAAGGGAAATTTGGGGGTCCACCAGGGAGCTCCCAGCAGCCAGTGGACTCTTATCCAGGGTATGGAACATGGTGCAGTAGTGCCTATAAGGGAAGGCAGCCTTCTTGCAGCTGATGCACAGGAAGTAGAGAGTGGAAGGGGCGAGGTGTTCCAGCACCACAGAACTGATCGTTCGAGGCACTTTCTCCTCGTGGTGAAAGCTGTAGCGAAGATAGCCGGAGAAGATGCTGTTCCAGTTGGGCCTATACATAATATGGTAATAGTCCTCCAGACAGGGCTCTGAGGACGACCAGGAAATGATGGCTCCTGTATAAGAAACGTTCCCAACCTCGATGTTCATCCTGATTCTAGAACCAGAATCAAAGTGAAAAGTGACATCCCCTTGCTTAAGTATTTATGATCATCATACCAGCATATATTACACATTCAAGATGGAGACTAATAATTGTCCCTATTATACAAAGAAATGGAGGACAAGAGGTTACGTTACTCAGCTAAGGTATAGCTAAGAAATGACAGAACAAAATCAGGGCTGTCTCATGTCAAAGCCTGAGGCCTTCAGGCCTGAAAAAGATACACTCGCATCCCCCCAGCCTCATCCTGCCCTGGCTGAGATCTTTTAGGTACAACATTGTTTCCAACCCTTTAAAATAAGAAGAGAGGCAATAAAAGAAATCAGACCACCCGATTAACGTCCCTACATTAGTCACCACACGTTTGCGACCTCCAAGTCAGATAATTATATCACCTACAATATCCCTTCTGGAACTTCTGCTTTTGCTGCAAGTGCTGTGAGCTCAGTCATCTAGAACATTCTGCCCACTGCGATTTTAGCCTCCCAGCTCTGTTGCCCGTGAGAGAGGAGATTTGCGTCATCACTCCTTGGCAGCTGATTTCTCCCCAGTGCCTCTgctcctgttttatttctttgtttgtttgtccaAAGGCAAACATACCCAGGAAATTAGTTGTGTAGGTCAAGACAATCAGCTCCTAATACCAGCATAATTGCTACTGCTCAGTATCTCTGGTACTGTGAATATCGATGATGATACTAACCACCAGCAGTTAGTGAGTGGTTGCTGTGTCACATCTAGTATGTGTCATGCTGCATGCTCACAGGCCATAATAAATGTCACACCCTCTGAGCTAGGTCCCCATTGTATAGGTGAGCAATCTGAGGTCACTCAGCTGATAAGTAGACTCAAAGCCCCATAATTGCTGGATTTCCAAATGCAAGGCTGCTGGGTTTAGTTACAGGACGTTACCCCAAAATGAGGTGTTGGTACGCAGACCTGGTTGCTGTTTTTCCACAAATCAAATGAGCCCTTTTCAGATTCCCAGCCTTACGGCTTTGGTAAGAGAACACCATCTTCAAGATTTGGGGGTTTCTCTTAAATTCTGTCTGTTTGAGACATAGCGTTTCCCCTCCACTGAATTTTCCCTGATCTACGATTCAGGGACAGCCGTATTCATTCAACCTGTGTATGTTCATGTACAGGTCTTACCCAGCCctattctctgccccttctgtctCACGTGAAATACAGAAGCCTTCGTTTTAGATATTAATGACCTAGTAAAAACCCGTCAACCAGATTTTAACCTGAATTGGCTATGAAGCCAAATTGATTTCTATCACAAGCTGCTTtctgtcttccctgcctccctccgaCCCTCTATTTTCATGCCCACTCTCCtagaggaggtgggcagagagaggcagagcattgAGTGATTTTTCagtccttgtttttcttctctaagGATGACAGTGAACTAAAATGCTCAGGAAGGGGAATAGTTCCCTTCTGTTTGGTTGGAAATTTCATCCCAGAAACGCAGGCAATGAAAGGGACAAGACAGGTGTGCTCAGATCCCTCCCGGGAAGGTCATTGCCAAGGACACTATTTGAGCTCCCTTCATCAGTCTCCTTTCTCATAAGCTCCCCCATTCACTCCACCCCACACATCCCTATAAACACACTTCTGACCACAATGAAAAGAGCTTAATTCATTACTTATAATACAGAGGCTATGGCCTTTGTAAAACCCTTCCATCAGGGGTGATCAGGAATCGCGTTTTTTTGTCATGACTTCTCTGTTGTTTGCCTCACATCTGCTGCTGGCTGTCTTTGCAGACTGAGTTCTCTACAGCAGACATTTTTAAGAGCTTTCTGGCAAGACACTATAGCAGCATCCTCAGCTTTGGGGACCAAATCAGTCtcccttatttgtttttctttctctgcttctgtttctaaATTCCCCCTATTTTTAGCTATTCATATTACCATGGCCTGGCCCTCCTCCAAGCAGAGTGTGAAAGGAGAAGCCATTTCCATTTCCAAGAAGAGTCATTTATGTCCCTTACCTGATGCTCGCGGTGGATCTGGTTAGAACGCAGCctgcagaggcagagacagagtggacCAAAGCTGAAGGAATGGagccttctcccctcctctgctctgggcTCTCCTTGATGTCTCTCTCGCCACTGTCTGAGTAATCCCACTGTCGCCCCCAACGCTCACATTATTCATTTCTTCAGATCAGCATCATTCACCATGGCAACCAGCAGGCATCTGTACGCACGATGCTTTCAGGGACCAGTCTGGAAAGGCTTTTGCCCACTGAGAGGAGCTCTCATTCCTTTGGCCGAAAAAAGGCAAACAGTCTCCTGCAAACTGATCCTCAGAATGGTACTGATTCTTCCAAGGCTGCCAGATTTTCTCTGTAATTGGCTGGCGATCATTTTTTGCCCCATCTAGACCCTCTTTGGACAATGGTCAAATACAATTATCAGTTATCCCACAATTTCAACAGCAATTTTATCccttgccctcccacccccactccacctcctaccatcttctttctttattcttgtcTCCTGTGGCAGTCTCATGACATTGGTCAAGACTCTtattctctgggcctcagttccatCACCTGTAAAGCAGTAGCCTTGGGCTAGATGGGGATGGCAGATAGAAAGCAGGATTCTACCCCCTGCCCAGTCCTGAACCCATGTCAGCCTTTCTAAACCATCACAGCATATGTACTGGGTTGATTTGAGTCTACCCAGAACCTCAgggtgtgaccttatttggaaatagggtctttgtaaatttaaattagttGAGGATCTTGAAATGATACTGTCCTAGGTTTAGGGGGAACACtgaatccaatgactggtgtctttataagagaaaggagagggagatttACACAGAGGGGCACAAGGGGTAggagccatgtgaagacagaggccaAGGTTGCAGTGATGTCACCAGAACCAGagagtgccaggcactgtcagGGCCTGGAAGATGCAAGGGTGGAATCTTCAGCAGGCACGTGGCCCTGCCAGCACCTTAATTTCAggttcctggcctccagaactgtaggaTGTTACAGTGTTCAGGCGCCACGTTTGGGATCATTTGTCACAATGCCattaggaaactaatataacacttctTCCAGTTGGGCTCAGAAACACAGGCATCCCAAGAAGCTGCTTCCCAGTCCATCAGTTGGAGCTGAGACCAGAAATGGAAACCCTTTACTATTCCTGGATTGGATGATCCCCAAAGTTCCTTCTCTTTGAAGAACCCTGACTACTTCCATTTCCCACAAAACTCTATCTGCCTCCGCAATTCTACCCCTTCCTGGTCTCCTCAACCTCAAAAGAATTTGCTGCCAGCACTCTATTGGGGCGAGCACAGAGCACATCTGATATATGAAGAGAATCAAGTTCTGTCATCCTAAGCTACCAAGTTTGTGGAAATTTGTGATAGCAGCCCCGGCTTAGGCAGATTTAGACCTGAATTATTTTACACAAATTACGTGCTTTTAAAAGTcagggtttctttctcttcttggttCTCGGCCAAAGTATCCAAGTGAACCCATGAAAGTCTCCTTATGATCCACATGAGTGATAATCAAAAAGTTCTGAAGAGTTTCCCGGTGAGTCACAGACCCTCCCCTGGCCAAGGGTCTCTGTGAGCCTTGGAGTCCCGGGATGTCCCTTGATTAGACACTTGCTCTGTGTCTTTCCCATGGCATTAGGTCTTCCCAGGGGCCTGTCTAAACTCTGCCGTAATGTGTGCTAATGGTGACTCCCTGCAGAACATGAAAGTGTCCTCTCCACAGAAAGGCCACCATGGTAGTTTGCAGGTGCCTTTTGAAAAGGTTAttttgagggaaataaaaataccagacTTGGGAGGCCTGTGGAGTGACGAGATAGAACTCAAGCCTTTGCCACAGAAaatgggaatttatttttaatgctcctGGATGCCATTTTTAATGCTGAG is a genomic window containing:
- the FNDC9 gene encoding fibronectin type III domain-containing protein 9 — translated: MNIEVGNVSYTGAIISWSSSEPCLEDYYHIMYRPNWNSIFSGYLRYSFHHEEKVPRTISSVVLEHLAPSTLYFLCISCKKAAFPYRHYCTMFHTLDKSPLAAGSSLVDPQISLWVLMAILLACFTAVLAFICLQFWCIRCHEPRWSYRAGHMEEANGLVRWPEEAPALGQREEDLQGLPLVEMPRKNSGADAEPEAEAEDNQDAAADQDADNEDAPDEGALLGGGGDHPAILPRFGE